The following are from one region of the Ptychodera flava strain L36383 chromosome 15, AS_Pfla_20210202, whole genome shotgun sequence genome:
- the LOC139151031 gene encoding serine-rich adhesin for platelets-like isoform X4 produces MLSSVSDLDKYKNGAGRNRQNGQQLHRDFQGDYKSKFLSGKYSILEDIFKGGLNDISVEDINCLRQTVKFLMGDKIRKKVNARKEENQQSSEADSENLQDIPRTLQTLFRSAMNCILIIVDAETAGALKSYLNAPSETVSNRLQKQLVDKHTTDKELPCISCIQTGTSIPDNSGKEFSNVDINGQILSHRPTSWTSSAPSLPGKEDAPSSVISGARSPLASPGPRLSDAWDDEFCSQVEVHSDDSYSLILAALDSFNITSSDPSLDGQQSTRHDTASLSDLSNDIVSPDLLSPDRFRESLCGTMPSMHIDLIGTNTSDENLFSGYSSVAGDDALERSPDKSSSSLYPSTSPSLPNQEYISSEESTSSMRGTDSGITPPSSTSPDETARVTPEESNSANMLTDFSEQSASGPELASETQDTARSSEEKEESSSSASVPKTESEEEETWPSPKGQAKLFLRAGPSGRRPTSCESGSSAFTCSSLEDTSSSENISRMPPFSDENFKKLLMNMESLSSGKEDSALDGIEERPSFGEDSISIVSSLTAISGTVSSISLPSSWNGDFSDYDSVSVASDMVAPRKGSSDVTLLGDDRQCDGSPDFMETPHQSRPNGVTQTDSGNRSIAYGDTAPAIDYSRPTSRATVSRSRGQALTHDMANNLRDREEKMKNYSVIDSRKESRQSTRFLTDKREIKRYEGKIKEDTSLEREKNMIKQSVGDKAEIDIKYDDRKFGPTPEVNRRVIVAANARLSPVTERKLATYPPKVPQRYVNQTVIPSLGRTEQHMYREPTGVATASVRSDAGMKSDMLEREASDVDVTTALGPVSTATKRKKRVFSFKKLRNAFHKSSKHSVKDAQTKGTASNYAF; encoded by the exons ATGCTGTCATCGGTGAGCGATCTGGACAAATATAAGAATGGCGCTGGCCGAAATCGTCAAAACGGGCAACAACTGCATAGAG ATTTCCAAGGTGATTacaagtcaaaatttctgtccgGAAAGTACTCCATCCTAGAAGATATATTTAAGGGAGGATTAAATGACATAAGCGTTGaag ATATAAATTGTCTGAGACAGACAGTAAAATTTCTGATGGGTGACAAGATTCGCAAAAAGGTTAATGCTCGAAAAGAAGAGAACCAGCAATCTTCGGAAGCAG ATTCTGAAAATTTGCAAGACATTCCACGAACTTTGCAAACGTTGTTTCGAAGTGCCATGAACTGTATTCTCATAATCGTGGACGCAGAAACTGCTGGAGCCTTGAAATCTTACTTGAACGCCCCTTCAG aGACTGTGAGTAACCGCCTTCAAAAACAGTTGGTGGACAAACACACCACGGATAAAGAGTTACCCTGTATTTCCTGTATTCAAACTGGGACGTCAATCCCAGACAACTCAGGAAAAGAGTTCTCAAATGTGGACATAAATGGACAAATTTTATCGCACCGTCCAACGTCGTGGACGTCATCAGCGCCTTCACTACCTGGGAAGGAAGACGCCCCCAGTTCTGTGATAAGTGGTGCGAGATCTCCATTGGCTTCTCCGGGGCCGAGATTGAGCGACGCGTGGGACGACGAATTTTGCTCCCAGGTCGAGGTCCACAGCGACGACAGTTACAGTCTTATACTTGCGGCACTGGATTCATTCAACATTACTTCCTCTGATCCGTCATTGGATGGACAGCAGTCCACTCGCCATGATACGGCCAGCCTGTCAGACCTCAGCAACGACATTGTGTCACCCGACCTGCTGAGTCCCGATCGATTTAGGGAGTCCCTTTGCGGGACCATGCCTTCGATGCACATAGACCTTATAGGAACAAACACGTCTGATGAGAACCTTTTCAGTGGATACAGTTCTGTTGCCGGCGATGACGCTCTTGAACGCAGCCCAGATAAAAGTTCATCCTCGCTATATCCATCAACGTCACCATCATTGCCTAACCAGGAATACATTTCCAGTGAAGAAAGTACATCCTCAATGAGAGGAACTGACTCCGGAATAACTCCACCTTCGTCTACAAGTCCAGACGAAACGGCGAGAGTAACTCCTGAGGAGAGCAACAGCGCCAATATGCTTACCGATTTCTCAGAACAATCAGCCAGTGGGCCGGAGTTGGCATCTGAGACGCAAGACACTGCACGTTCGTCGGAGGAAAAGGAGGAATCGTCCTCATCAGCCAGTGTACCAAAGACTGAATCCGAGGAGGAAGAAACTTGGCCTTCTCCAAAAGGACAAGCAAAACTCTTTTTACGCGCGGGTCCTTCAGGGAGGCGGCCTACCAGCTGTGAAAGCGGTAGCTCTGCTTTCACTTGCAGCAGTCTTGAAGATACGTCATCTTCGGAGAACATTTCTAGGATGCCTCCATTCTCAGATGAGAACTTTAAGAAGTTGTTGATGAACATGGAAAGTTTATCCAGCGGTAAAGAGGACTCGGCTCTTGATGGCATAGAAGAACGACCCTCTTTTGGCGAGGATTCCATCAGTATTGTGAGTTCTCTGACGGCCATCAGCGGTACTGTGAGCAGTATAAGTCTTCCGAGTTCGTGGAACGGGGATTTCAGCGATTACGACTCTGTCTCCGTTGCCAGTGACATGGTTGCCCCGAGAAAGGGTTCCAGCGATGTCACCCTGCTCGGCGATGATCGGCAGTGTGATGGGAGTCCAGATTTCATGGAAACCCCGCACCAGTCACGTCCAAATGGTGTCACTCAAACAGACTCAGGTAATAGGAGTATCGCGTATGGTGACACTGCTCCGGCAATTGACTACAGTAGGCCGACCAGTAGAGCCACGGTTTCGCGGTCTCGCGGCCAAGCCTTAACCCATGACATGGCAAACAACTTGCGTGACAGAGAAGAGAAAATGAAGAATTATTCAGTTATTGACAGTCGCAAAGAATCTCGACAATCCACAAGGTTTCTTACAGATAAAAGGGAAATCAAAAGATATGAAGGCAAAATTAAGGAAGATACATCACTTGAACGCGAAAAGAATATGATTAAGCAATCCGTGGGAGACAAAgcagaaattgatattaaatacgATGACCGAAAATTCGGTCCCACGCCTGAGGTAAATCGTAGGGTGATCGTTGCAGCCAACGCTAGACTTTCTCCTGTAACTGAGCGGAAATTGGCCACGTATCCTCCAAAAGTACCTCAACGATACGTAAACCAAACTGTGATACCCTCGCTCGGTAGGACCGAGCAACACATGTACAGGGAGCCAACTGGCGTTGCAACTGCTTCTGTACGTAGTGATGCTGGTATGAAGTCGGACATGTTAGAGCGGGAAGCATCTGATGTTGACGTGACAACAGCGCTCGGTCCTGTTTCCACGGCGACCAAACGTAAAAAGAGGGTGTTCTCGTTCAAAAAACTTCGCAATGCTTTTCACAAAAGCTCGAAACACTCTGTCAAAGACGCACAAACAAAGGGTACCGCAAGTAATTACGCATTCTAG
- the LOC139151031 gene encoding serine-rich adhesin for platelets-like isoform X1 codes for MSEVAKEMVRRIRVVIQPLEELKEILTSWEGKDQIWYDAIEHDDIFHHFNDSVFGLQVLCLATSSALDSEFPASIFDSLLKRIVALKLADLRDGLVSGLRSPGQLARGRLTLRIAQTLAGFCDDFQEVLRRTECLINTKAALHNSSEEIEFDRCLSCDVMLSSVSDLDKYKNGAGRNRQNGQQLHRDFQGDYKSKFLSGKYSILEDIFKGGLNDISVEDINCLRQTVKFLMGDKIRKKVNARKEENQQSSEADSENLQDIPRTLQTLFRSAMNCILIIVDAETAGALKSYLNAPSETVSNRLQKQLVDKHTTDKELPCISCIQTGTSIPDNSGKEFSNVDINGQILSHRPTSWTSSAPSLPGKEDAPSSVISGARSPLASPGPRLSDAWDDEFCSQVEVHSDDSYSLILAALDSFNITSSDPSLDGQQSTRHDTASLSDLSNDIVSPDLLSPDRFRESLCGTMPSMHIDLIGTNTSDENLFSGYSSVAGDDALERSPDKSSSSLYPSTSPSLPNQEYISSEESTSSMRGTDSGITPPSSTSPDETARVTPEESNSANMLTDFSEQSASGPELASETQDTARSSEEKEESSSSASVPKTESEEEETWPSPKGQAKLFLRAGPSGRRPTSCESGSSAFTCSSLEDTSSSENISRMPPFSDENFKKLLMNMESLSSGKEDSALDGIEERPSFGEDSISIVSSLTAISGTVSSISLPSSWNGDFSDYDSVSVASDMVAPRKGSSDVTLLGDDRQCDGSPDFMETPHQSRPNGVTQTDSGNRSIAYGDTAPAIDYSRPTSRATVSRSRGQALTHDMANNLRDREEKMKNYSVIDSRKESRQSTRFLTDKREIKRYEGKIKEDTSLEREKNMIKQSVGDKAEIDIKYDDRKFGPTPEVNRRVIVAANARLSPVTERKLATYPPKVPQRYVNQTVIPSLGRTEQHMYREPTGVATASVRSDAGMKSDMLEREASDVDVTTALGPVSTATKRKKRVFSFKKLRNAFHKSSKHSVKDAQTKGTASNYAF; via the exons ATGTCAG AGGTTGCTAAGGAAATGGTGAGGCGGATACGGGTTGTAATCCAACCCCTGGAAGAGCTCAAGGAGATTTTGACTTCCTGGGAAGGAAAAGACCAGATCTGGTATGATGCGATAG AACACGatgatatttttcatcatttcaacGACAGCGTATTCGGATTGCAAGTGCTTTGCCTGGCTACGTCAAGTGCCCTTGATTCTGAATTTCCCGCTTCGATCTTTGACTCGCTTCTCAAACGGATTGTCG CCTTGAAGTTGGCCGACCTGCGTGACGGTTTGGTATCTGGTCTCCGGTCACCGGGACAATTGGCCAGAG GAAGGTTAACATTACGTATAGCTCAGACATTAGCTGGATTTTGTGACGATTTCCAGGAAGTGCTGAGAAGAACCGAATGTCTGATCAACACCAAGGCTGCTTTACACA ACTCTTCAGAGGAGATCGAGTTTGACAGATGTCTCTCTTGTGACGTCATGCTGTCATCGGTGAGCGATCTGGACAAATATAAGAATGGCGCTGGCCGAAATCGTCAAAACGGGCAACAACTGCATAGAG ATTTCCAAGGTGATTacaagtcaaaatttctgtccgGAAAGTACTCCATCCTAGAAGATATATTTAAGGGAGGATTAAATGACATAAGCGTTGaag ATATAAATTGTCTGAGACAGACAGTAAAATTTCTGATGGGTGACAAGATTCGCAAAAAGGTTAATGCTCGAAAAGAAGAGAACCAGCAATCTTCGGAAGCAG ATTCTGAAAATTTGCAAGACATTCCACGAACTTTGCAAACGTTGTTTCGAAGTGCCATGAACTGTATTCTCATAATCGTGGACGCAGAAACTGCTGGAGCCTTGAAATCTTACTTGAACGCCCCTTCAG aGACTGTGAGTAACCGCCTTCAAAAACAGTTGGTGGACAAACACACCACGGATAAAGAGTTACCCTGTATTTCCTGTATTCAAACTGGGACGTCAATCCCAGACAACTCAGGAAAAGAGTTCTCAAATGTGGACATAAATGGACAAATTTTATCGCACCGTCCAACGTCGTGGACGTCATCAGCGCCTTCACTACCTGGGAAGGAAGACGCCCCCAGTTCTGTGATAAGTGGTGCGAGATCTCCATTGGCTTCTCCGGGGCCGAGATTGAGCGACGCGTGGGACGACGAATTTTGCTCCCAGGTCGAGGTCCACAGCGACGACAGTTACAGTCTTATACTTGCGGCACTGGATTCATTCAACATTACTTCCTCTGATCCGTCATTGGATGGACAGCAGTCCACTCGCCATGATACGGCCAGCCTGTCAGACCTCAGCAACGACATTGTGTCACCCGACCTGCTGAGTCCCGATCGATTTAGGGAGTCCCTTTGCGGGACCATGCCTTCGATGCACATAGACCTTATAGGAACAAACACGTCTGATGAGAACCTTTTCAGTGGATACAGTTCTGTTGCCGGCGATGACGCTCTTGAACGCAGCCCAGATAAAAGTTCATCCTCGCTATATCCATCAACGTCACCATCATTGCCTAACCAGGAATACATTTCCAGTGAAGAAAGTACATCCTCAATGAGAGGAACTGACTCCGGAATAACTCCACCTTCGTCTACAAGTCCAGACGAAACGGCGAGAGTAACTCCTGAGGAGAGCAACAGCGCCAATATGCTTACCGATTTCTCAGAACAATCAGCCAGTGGGCCGGAGTTGGCATCTGAGACGCAAGACACTGCACGTTCGTCGGAGGAAAAGGAGGAATCGTCCTCATCAGCCAGTGTACCAAAGACTGAATCCGAGGAGGAAGAAACTTGGCCTTCTCCAAAAGGACAAGCAAAACTCTTTTTACGCGCGGGTCCTTCAGGGAGGCGGCCTACCAGCTGTGAAAGCGGTAGCTCTGCTTTCACTTGCAGCAGTCTTGAAGATACGTCATCTTCGGAGAACATTTCTAGGATGCCTCCATTCTCAGATGAGAACTTTAAGAAGTTGTTGATGAACATGGAAAGTTTATCCAGCGGTAAAGAGGACTCGGCTCTTGATGGCATAGAAGAACGACCCTCTTTTGGCGAGGATTCCATCAGTATTGTGAGTTCTCTGACGGCCATCAGCGGTACTGTGAGCAGTATAAGTCTTCCGAGTTCGTGGAACGGGGATTTCAGCGATTACGACTCTGTCTCCGTTGCCAGTGACATGGTTGCCCCGAGAAAGGGTTCCAGCGATGTCACCCTGCTCGGCGATGATCGGCAGTGTGATGGGAGTCCAGATTTCATGGAAACCCCGCACCAGTCACGTCCAAATGGTGTCACTCAAACAGACTCAGGTAATAGGAGTATCGCGTATGGTGACACTGCTCCGGCAATTGACTACAGTAGGCCGACCAGTAGAGCCACGGTTTCGCGGTCTCGCGGCCAAGCCTTAACCCATGACATGGCAAACAACTTGCGTGACAGAGAAGAGAAAATGAAGAATTATTCAGTTATTGACAGTCGCAAAGAATCTCGACAATCCACAAGGTTTCTTACAGATAAAAGGGAAATCAAAAGATATGAAGGCAAAATTAAGGAAGATACATCACTTGAACGCGAAAAGAATATGATTAAGCAATCCGTGGGAGACAAAgcagaaattgatattaaatacgATGACCGAAAATTCGGTCCCACGCCTGAGGTAAATCGTAGGGTGATCGTTGCAGCCAACGCTAGACTTTCTCCTGTAACTGAGCGGAAATTGGCCACGTATCCTCCAAAAGTACCTCAACGATACGTAAACCAAACTGTGATACCCTCGCTCGGTAGGACCGAGCAACACATGTACAGGGAGCCAACTGGCGTTGCAACTGCTTCTGTACGTAGTGATGCTGGTATGAAGTCGGACATGTTAGAGCGGGAAGCATCTGATGTTGACGTGACAACAGCGCTCGGTCCTGTTTCCACGGCGACCAAACGTAAAAAGAGGGTGTTCTCGTTCAAAAAACTTCGCAATGCTTTTCACAAAAGCTCGAAACACTCTGTCAAAGACGCACAAACAAAGGGTACCGCAAGTAATTACGCATTCTAG
- the LOC139151031 gene encoding serine-rich adhesin for platelets-like isoform X3: protein MSEVAKEMVRRIRVVIQPLEELKEILTSWEGKDQIWYDAIALKLADLRDGLVSGLRSPGQLARGRLTLRIAQTLAGFCDDFQEVLRRTECLINTKAALHNSSEEIEFDRCLSCDVMLSSVSDLDKYKNGAGRNRQNGQQLHRDFQGDYKSKFLSGKYSILEDIFKGGLNDISVEDINCLRQTVKFLMGDKIRKKVNARKEENQQSSEADSENLQDIPRTLQTLFRSAMNCILIIVDAETAGALKSYLNAPSETVSNRLQKQLVDKHTTDKELPCISCIQTGTSIPDNSGKEFSNVDINGQILSHRPTSWTSSAPSLPGKEDAPSSVISGARSPLASPGPRLSDAWDDEFCSQVEVHSDDSYSLILAALDSFNITSSDPSLDGQQSTRHDTASLSDLSNDIVSPDLLSPDRFRESLCGTMPSMHIDLIGTNTSDENLFSGYSSVAGDDALERSPDKSSSSLYPSTSPSLPNQEYISSEESTSSMRGTDSGITPPSSTSPDETARVTPEESNSANMLTDFSEQSASGPELASETQDTARSSEEKEESSSSASVPKTESEEEETWPSPKGQAKLFLRAGPSGRRPTSCESGSSAFTCSSLEDTSSSENISRMPPFSDENFKKLLMNMESLSSGKEDSALDGIEERPSFGEDSISIVSSLTAISGTVSSISLPSSWNGDFSDYDSVSVASDMVAPRKGSSDVTLLGDDRQCDGSPDFMETPHQSRPNGVTQTDSGNRSIAYGDTAPAIDYSRPTSRATVSRSRGQALTHDMANNLRDREEKMKNYSVIDSRKESRQSTRFLTDKREIKRYEGKIKEDTSLEREKNMIKQSVGDKAEIDIKYDDRKFGPTPEVNRRVIVAANARLSPVTERKLATYPPKVPQRYVNQTVIPSLGRTEQHMYREPTGVATASVRSDAGMKSDMLEREASDVDVTTALGPVSTATKRKKRVFSFKKLRNAFHKSSKHSVKDAQTKGTASNYAF from the exons ATGTCAG AGGTTGCTAAGGAAATGGTGAGGCGGATACGGGTTGTAATCCAACCCCTGGAAGAGCTCAAGGAGATTTTGACTTCCTGGGAAGGAAAAGACCAGATCTGGTATGATGCGATAG CCTTGAAGTTGGCCGACCTGCGTGACGGTTTGGTATCTGGTCTCCGGTCACCGGGACAATTGGCCAGAG GAAGGTTAACATTACGTATAGCTCAGACATTAGCTGGATTTTGTGACGATTTCCAGGAAGTGCTGAGAAGAACCGAATGTCTGATCAACACCAAGGCTGCTTTACACA ACTCTTCAGAGGAGATCGAGTTTGACAGATGTCTCTCTTGTGACGTCATGCTGTCATCGGTGAGCGATCTGGACAAATATAAGAATGGCGCTGGCCGAAATCGTCAAAACGGGCAACAACTGCATAGAG ATTTCCAAGGTGATTacaagtcaaaatttctgtccgGAAAGTACTCCATCCTAGAAGATATATTTAAGGGAGGATTAAATGACATAAGCGTTGaag ATATAAATTGTCTGAGACAGACAGTAAAATTTCTGATGGGTGACAAGATTCGCAAAAAGGTTAATGCTCGAAAAGAAGAGAACCAGCAATCTTCGGAAGCAG ATTCTGAAAATTTGCAAGACATTCCACGAACTTTGCAAACGTTGTTTCGAAGTGCCATGAACTGTATTCTCATAATCGTGGACGCAGAAACTGCTGGAGCCTTGAAATCTTACTTGAACGCCCCTTCAG aGACTGTGAGTAACCGCCTTCAAAAACAGTTGGTGGACAAACACACCACGGATAAAGAGTTACCCTGTATTTCCTGTATTCAAACTGGGACGTCAATCCCAGACAACTCAGGAAAAGAGTTCTCAAATGTGGACATAAATGGACAAATTTTATCGCACCGTCCAACGTCGTGGACGTCATCAGCGCCTTCACTACCTGGGAAGGAAGACGCCCCCAGTTCTGTGATAAGTGGTGCGAGATCTCCATTGGCTTCTCCGGGGCCGAGATTGAGCGACGCGTGGGACGACGAATTTTGCTCCCAGGTCGAGGTCCACAGCGACGACAGTTACAGTCTTATACTTGCGGCACTGGATTCATTCAACATTACTTCCTCTGATCCGTCATTGGATGGACAGCAGTCCACTCGCCATGATACGGCCAGCCTGTCAGACCTCAGCAACGACATTGTGTCACCCGACCTGCTGAGTCCCGATCGATTTAGGGAGTCCCTTTGCGGGACCATGCCTTCGATGCACATAGACCTTATAGGAACAAACACGTCTGATGAGAACCTTTTCAGTGGATACAGTTCTGTTGCCGGCGATGACGCTCTTGAACGCAGCCCAGATAAAAGTTCATCCTCGCTATATCCATCAACGTCACCATCATTGCCTAACCAGGAATACATTTCCAGTGAAGAAAGTACATCCTCAATGAGAGGAACTGACTCCGGAATAACTCCACCTTCGTCTACAAGTCCAGACGAAACGGCGAGAGTAACTCCTGAGGAGAGCAACAGCGCCAATATGCTTACCGATTTCTCAGAACAATCAGCCAGTGGGCCGGAGTTGGCATCTGAGACGCAAGACACTGCACGTTCGTCGGAGGAAAAGGAGGAATCGTCCTCATCAGCCAGTGTACCAAAGACTGAATCCGAGGAGGAAGAAACTTGGCCTTCTCCAAAAGGACAAGCAAAACTCTTTTTACGCGCGGGTCCTTCAGGGAGGCGGCCTACCAGCTGTGAAAGCGGTAGCTCTGCTTTCACTTGCAGCAGTCTTGAAGATACGTCATCTTCGGAGAACATTTCTAGGATGCCTCCATTCTCAGATGAGAACTTTAAGAAGTTGTTGATGAACATGGAAAGTTTATCCAGCGGTAAAGAGGACTCGGCTCTTGATGGCATAGAAGAACGACCCTCTTTTGGCGAGGATTCCATCAGTATTGTGAGTTCTCTGACGGCCATCAGCGGTACTGTGAGCAGTATAAGTCTTCCGAGTTCGTGGAACGGGGATTTCAGCGATTACGACTCTGTCTCCGTTGCCAGTGACATGGTTGCCCCGAGAAAGGGTTCCAGCGATGTCACCCTGCTCGGCGATGATCGGCAGTGTGATGGGAGTCCAGATTTCATGGAAACCCCGCACCAGTCACGTCCAAATGGTGTCACTCAAACAGACTCAGGTAATAGGAGTATCGCGTATGGTGACACTGCTCCGGCAATTGACTACAGTAGGCCGACCAGTAGAGCCACGGTTTCGCGGTCTCGCGGCCAAGCCTTAACCCATGACATGGCAAACAACTTGCGTGACAGAGAAGAGAAAATGAAGAATTATTCAGTTATTGACAGTCGCAAAGAATCTCGACAATCCACAAGGTTTCTTACAGATAAAAGGGAAATCAAAAGATATGAAGGCAAAATTAAGGAAGATACATCACTTGAACGCGAAAAGAATATGATTAAGCAATCCGTGGGAGACAAAgcagaaattgatattaaatacgATGACCGAAAATTCGGTCCCACGCCTGAGGTAAATCGTAGGGTGATCGTTGCAGCCAACGCTAGACTTTCTCCTGTAACTGAGCGGAAATTGGCCACGTATCCTCCAAAAGTACCTCAACGATACGTAAACCAAACTGTGATACCCTCGCTCGGTAGGACCGAGCAACACATGTACAGGGAGCCAACTGGCGTTGCAACTGCTTCTGTACGTAGTGATGCTGGTATGAAGTCGGACATGTTAGAGCGGGAAGCATCTGATGTTGACGTGACAACAGCGCTCGGTCCTGTTTCCACGGCGACCAAACGTAAAAAGAGGGTGTTCTCGTTCAAAAAACTTCGCAATGCTTTTCACAAAAGCTCGAAACACTCTGTCAAAGACGCACAAACAAAGGGTACCGCAAGTAATTACGCATTCTAG